The Deltaproteobacteria bacterium genome has a segment encoding these proteins:
- a CDS encoding 5-deoxy-glucuronate isomerase: MLSPIKKRTAKGKGLNTVFGGRELNNLALDLLVLGPGDTFTLETGEYEIAIVPLTGDAVFSSESGAYRLQRESVWKTPASALCIPRDSNAAIRAERYSEFAMCKARTDEKRAVFHVPSGREKTVGRDAWKRKVVDIIGQEEGASRIVLGETFNPPGGWSSFPPHKHDTEIPGQEARMEEIYLFRLDPASGFGTQTIYGDQGSHSFMVKDYDAVTIPWGYHPVSAMPGHSLYYLWFLAGEGRTLRPNTDPKFKWLEA, encoded by the coding sequence ATGCTTAGCCCGATAAAGAAAAGAACCGCGAAAGGCAAGGGGCTCAATACGGTCTTTGGCGGCCGGGAGCTTAATAATCTTGCGCTTGACCTCCTTGTGCTAGGCCCAGGAGACACCTTTACACTTGAAACAGGCGAGTACGAAATAGCGATAGTCCCGCTTACGGGCGATGCTGTCTTTTCCTCCGAGAGCGGCGCGTACAGGCTCCAAAGGGAGAGTGTCTGGAAAACCCCCGCTTCAGCCTTGTGCATCCCAAGGGATTCGAATGCGGCGATCAGGGCCGAAAGATATAGCGAGTTTGCGATGTGCAAGGCCAGGACGGATGAAAAGAGGGCCGTTTTCCACGTGCCTTCAGGCAGGGAGAAGACCGTAGGCAGGGACGCATGGAAGAGGAAGGTTGTAGACATAATCGGCCAGGAGGAGGGCGCATCCAGGATAGTCCTCGGCGAGACCTTCAACCCTCCCGGAGGCTGGTCGAGCTTCCCGCCCCACAAGCACGATACCGAAATACCCGGACAAGAGGCCAGGATGGAGGAGATATATCTTTTCAGGCTCGACCCGGCAAGCGGATTCGGCACACAGACCATATACGGCGACCAGGGGAGCCATTCCTTCATGGTCAAGGACTACGACGCGGTGACGATACCCTGGGGCTATCACCCGGTCTCGGCCATGCCCGGACATTCCCTTTACTATCTCTGGTTCCTTGCCGGGGAGGGCAGGACCTTGCGGCCCAATACGGACCCGAAATTCAAATGGCTCGAGGCTTAG
- a CDS encoding response regulator, with product MSEEKFKILIADDDLDLRELLVEAVRNWGYDVSLARDGEEALKKLRMDHFHMVITDLMMPGMDGLQLLQRIRELDSDILVIIITGYATIETAVKAIETGAYDYIAKPFRLDELMIVIKNACERLRLMLQNRTLLEELRTAYGEIAVLKKALGTGAETSGYGRDREAAAEAAQKDGLNPLKYQEYLREADRFAKKTAPKT from the coding sequence ATGTCAGAAGAGAAATTCAAGATACTCATAGCGGACGACGACCTCGATCTGAGGGAGCTCCTTGTCGAAGCGGTCAGGAACTGGGGCTATGACGTGTCTCTCGCCAGGGACGGCGAGGAGGCGCTTAAGAAGCTCAGGATGGACCACTTCCACATGGTCATAACCGACCTGATGATGCCGGGCATGGACGGCCTCCAGCTCCTTCAGCGCATAAGGGAGCTCGACAGCGACATACTCGTAATCATAATAACCGGCTACGCCACAATAGAGACGGCGGTAAAGGCCATAGAGACGGGCGCGTACGACTACATAGCTAAGCCCTTCAGGCTCGACGAGCTCATGATAGTCATTAAGAACGCGTGCGAGCGCCTGAGGCTCATGCTCCAGAACAGGACCCTTCTGGAGGAGCTCAGGACCGCTTACGGTGAGATAGCCGTCCTCAAGAAGGCGCTCGGGACCGGCGCCGAGACCTCCGGATACGGGCGGGACCGGGAGGCGGCTGCCGAGGCCGCCCAAAAGGACGGGCTTAACCCGCTCAAGTACCAGGAGTACCTGAGGGAAGCCGACAGGTTCGCAAAGAAAACCGCGCCAAAGACCTGA
- a CDS encoding flagellar protein FlaG translates to MSIEKIKGLSVLDLEHTRRPEPPRPAEEEKASAGSGPDKAESANELDKAAADERIYLKRMNTELRFEADSRLKEVLVKIIDPETDEVIRQIPSEEMIAIRKRMDELLRMLNKNQA, encoded by the coding sequence ATGAGCATTGAAAAAATCAAAGGCCTGAGCGTACTTGATCTGGAGCACACGAGGCGTCCCGAGCCGCCAAGGCCCGCCGAAGAGGAGAAGGCGTCCGCCGGGTCCGGCCCGGATAAGGCCGAGAGCGCAAACGAGCTCGACAAGGCCGCAGCGGATGAACGGATTTACCTGAAGAGGATGAACACCGAACTCAGGTTCGAGGCCGACAGCCGCTTGAAGGAGGTCCTCGTAAAGATCATCGACCCTGAAACAGACGAGGTGATACGGCAGATACCGTCCGAGGAGATGATCGCCATCAGGAAGAGGATGGATGAGCTTCTACGGATGCTCAATAAAAACCAAGCCTAA
- a CDS encoding flagellin FliC gives MSLVINTNVSALVAQQNLAVTNSQLKVSVSRLSSGFRINSAADDAAGLGRADQLRSQSRMIQASIRNINDGISAMEISDKAAEQITNIVTRMGELAASAAQGTLDNDNRSYYSDEFNTLIKEIDRIAATTEFGGYKILDGGTAALTMFIGFKNTTNDELSVSLNALTTGVLGLVSGAISTRDEAFQTLSAINSALKTINDARAIYGASSNRLTAALSNLQVTYTNFQAAESRIRDADFAMETAQYTRNQIMVQAGTSVLAQANQLPQNVLGLLR, from the coding sequence ATGTCACTCGTAATCAATACCAACGTATCCGCTCTTGTCGCGCAGCAGAACCTCGCAGTCACCAACTCTCAGCTCAAGGTAAGCGTCTCCAGGCTCTCGTCAGGCTTCAGGATCAACAGCGCCGCCGACGACGCCGCAGGCCTCGGCAGGGCGGACCAGCTCCGCAGCCAGTCCAGGATGATACAGGCGTCCATCAGGAACATCAACGACGGCATAAGCGCCATGGAGATAAGCGACAAGGCTGCCGAGCAGATAACCAACATCGTCACCAGGATGGGCGAACTCGCCGCCAGTGCGGCCCAGGGCACCCTGGACAACGACAACAGGTCCTACTACAGCGACGAGTTCAACACCCTCATCAAGGAAATCGACAGGATCGCGGCCACCACGGAATTCGGCGGCTACAAGATCCTCGACGGCGGCACCGCTGCCCTCACGATGTTCATCGGCTTCAAGAACACCACGAACGACGAGCTGAGCGTAAGCCTCAACGCGCTCACGACCGGCGTTCTCGGTCTTGTGTCCGGGGCGATATCGACCAGGGACGAGGCCTTCCAGACCCTGAGCGCCATAAACAGTGCCCTTAAGACCATAAACGACGCCCGCGCCATCTACGGTGCGTCCAGCAACAGGCTCACCGCCGCCCTCTCGAACCTGCAGGTCACCTACACCAACTTCCAGGCCGCGGAATCGAGGATAAGGGACGCGGACTTCGCGATGGAGACTGCCCAGTACACGAGGAACCAGATAATGGTCCAGGCCGGCACCTCGGTCCTCGCGCAGGCGAACCAGCTGCCGCAGAACGTACTCGGTCTCTTGAGGTAA
- a CDS encoding DUF115 domain-containing protein, whose translation MGLLEKNIEAIGKKDRALAERVTGWNGEFVKVEAAKSGEPTFRHMGRLFHSAYDPAKEAGAQAEELASKKAHWVLIFGLGCGHLLKALVEKGQKKVVVYEPSPEILHGVLRQADLSDILALDDVFVHDDMQGVVAAVRSMDGFDDLLCYTTSPYKMSFPKEYLDFLNKVNNAQVSNKVNIRTDVDSREAWIRNYLANIPQILACTPVDALRDRLKGVPLVIAGAGPSLHKNAHLLREARGKAVIIAAITAYKPLLKYGVVPDFIIASEKVDLPEYFAYDENDRETRLILGEVSHPGMFTREVKEKYVFFSPFMTLGSEHAGFFGSDYFPASGGSVTTAALDIGVMLGCSPIVFIGQDLCFGESGTHAEGGVYVAQDVRIDEEKGEVVIEEDYVTLSEKARSAFKLMWLKGVGGKPVPSKFDWVTFHQWFENYLAVMKKKGIPLNVINATEGGAYIEGMEHVPLSQVLERYVKNEVSLDEIIDAARSSAKTADLKGLSLSLEAMQMKLKEAGRFADSILKEVSSVRKLLRDHLDPREIEAGVIRIKRLEERLFKSAESSPFIWEALMEYTYRLKERLRSGPDEGDPEKQIREELESMASSYGMISEVCGRYRPVLLATSQALKAPVKEHCRKDVPLRT comes from the coding sequence ATGGGGCTGCTTGAAAAAAACATCGAGGCCATAGGGAAGAAGGACAGGGCCCTCGCCGAGCGCGTAACCGGATGGAACGGCGAGTTTGTCAAAGTCGAGGCCGCCAAATCAGGGGAGCCGACCTTCAGGCACATGGGCCGCCTCTTCCATAGCGCGTACGACCCGGCAAAGGAGGCCGGGGCGCAGGCCGAGGAGCTGGCCTCGAAAAAGGCGCACTGGGTGCTCATTTTCGGTTTGGGCTGCGGGCACCTCCTTAAAGCGCTCGTGGAAAAAGGGCAGAAAAAGGTGGTTGTGTACGAGCCTTCGCCGGAGATCCTTCACGGGGTCCTGAGGCAGGCCGACCTCTCCGATATCCTCGCGCTCGATGATGTTTTTGTTCATGACGACATGCAGGGCGTGGTCGCCGCGGTAAGAAGCATGGACGGCTTCGACGATCTCCTTTGCTATACGACCAGCCCCTACAAGATGAGCTTCCCGAAGGAGTACCTTGATTTTTTAAACAAGGTCAATAACGCGCAGGTAAGCAACAAGGTCAACATCAGGACTGACGTGGACTCAAGGGAGGCCTGGATCAGGAACTACCTCGCGAACATCCCGCAGATACTGGCCTGCACGCCCGTAGACGCCCTCAGGGACAGGCTGAAAGGAGTGCCGCTGGTCATCGCAGGCGCGGGGCCGTCGCTCCATAAGAACGCCCATCTCCTCAGGGAGGCCAGGGGCAAGGCTGTAATCATAGCGGCCATCACCGCGTACAAGCCCCTTCTCAAGTACGGCGTGGTGCCGGATTTCATAATAGCTTCCGAGAAGGTCGACCTGCCCGAGTATTTCGCGTACGACGAAAACGACCGGGAGACCAGGCTCATACTCGGAGAGGTCTCGCACCCCGGCATGTTCACGAGGGAGGTAAAGGAGAAGTACGTGTTTTTCAGCCCGTTCATGACCCTTGGCAGCGAGCATGCCGGGTTTTTCGGGTCGGACTACTTCCCGGCGAGCGGCGGAAGCGTCACTACAGCCGCGCTCGATATCGGGGTCATGCTGGGATGCAGCCCGATAGTCTTCATAGGCCAGGACCTCTGTTTCGGCGAAAGCGGAACTCACGCGGAGGGCGGGGTCTACGTTGCCCAGGACGTCAGGATAGACGAGGAAAAAGGCGAGGTGGTTATAGAGGAGGACTATGTAACCCTGAGCGAAAAGGCAAGGAGCGCTTTCAAGCTCATGTGGCTGAAGGGCGTTGGTGGCAAGCCAGTGCCGAGCAAGTTCGACTGGGTGACCTTCCATCAGTGGTTCGAGAACTACCTGGCTGTGATGAAAAAAAAGGGTATTCCCCTGAACGTGATAAACGCGACAGAGGGCGGGGCCTATATCGAAGGTATGGAGCACGTCCCTCTTTCCCAAGTGCTTGAAAGATATGTAAAAAATGAAGTCAGCCTCGATGAGATCATAGATGCGGCCAGGTCCTCCGCTAAAACGGCCGACCTCAAAGGGCTTTCATTATCACTTGAGGCCATGCAGATGAAGCTAAAGGAAGCTGGCAGATTTGCCGATTCTATACTCAAGGAAGTGTCTTCCGTGAGAAAGCTCCTGAGAGACCATTTGGACCCCCGCGAGATCGAGGCGGGCGTTATTAGAATAAAAAGGCTCGAGGAGAGGCTATTCAAGTCCGCCGAGAGCTCGCCTTTCATATGGGAGGCGCTGATGGAATATACGTACAGACTGAAGGAGCGCTTGCGTAGCGGCCCGGACGAAGGCGATCCGGAAAAGCAGATCAGGGAGGAGCTCGAATCAATGGCCTCTTCCTACGGGATGATATCGGAGGTCTGCGGCAGATACAGGCCGGTCCTCCTTGCCACCTCTCAAGCGCTGAAGGCCCCGGTCAAGGAGCATTGCCGCAAGGACGTCCCTTTACGAACCTGA
- a CDS encoding response regulator, giving the protein MQAARLLQIEQLRIMLVDDETSVREALSEILSRRGWKVSGFGNAEEAIKALRHEHFDAVLADINMPGLGGMDFLRMAKESAPAVPVIMITGYPSIDLAVEAIKFGAVDFLPKPFKAEELEIIVRKAVRNAGNEAAGRPVDKTRAIGTLPELARKRLEDKIKELSILHTISESLDDVNEKEDIFRKTMDIAQIIADSERAFVLVAEHDTNELVVRGAAGYENGPSIVGMKLSTKEGPFRDVISSKSYSYFASGGGALGSLLPGIGTAPVLLAPLVINREVVVILGLAGKAGGQELTNDALSLLLNLTAKAALKLENIALSENIFLSIIAAMNSLLNALDARDTYTKDHSHRVTQYAVMIAKSMGCPQDVIDSISFAGPLHDIGKIGVRDDILLKAGNFTVEEREVMKSHVVRGEEILRPLNLLNSEKAVVLYHHERWDGRGYPMGLAGCEIPLVARIFSVADTFDAMTSTRPYRQALGIEVAREEITRCKGTQFDPEVVNAFLESEILKA; this is encoded by the coding sequence TTGCAGGCAGCTAGGTTATTGCAAATAGAGCAGCTCCGGATAATGCTCGTCGACGACGAAACGAGCGTGCGCGAGGCGCTATCCGAAATACTTTCAAGGAGGGGCTGGAAGGTATCCGGCTTCGGGAACGCCGAGGAGGCGATAAAGGCCCTGAGGCACGAGCATTTCGACGCGGTCCTGGCCGACATCAACATGCCGGGGCTCGGCGGAATGGACTTTCTCCGCATGGCGAAGGAGTCCGCCCCCGCGGTGCCGGTCATAATGATAACCGGATACCCCTCCATAGACCTCGCGGTCGAGGCGATCAAGTTCGGAGCGGTGGATTTCCTGCCCAAGCCCTTCAAGGCAGAGGAGCTGGAGATAATCGTAAGAAAGGCCGTGAGGAACGCCGGGAACGAGGCCGCCGGCAGGCCTGTCGACAAGACCAGGGCCATAGGCACCCTTCCCGAGCTCGCGAGGAAGAGGCTCGAGGACAAGATAAAAGAGCTCTCGATCCTCCACACGATAAGCGAATCGCTGGACGATGTTAACGAAAAAGAGGACATCTTCCGGAAGACCATGGATATCGCCCAGATAATCGCCGACTCCGAGCGTGCTTTCGTGCTCGTTGCGGAGCACGATACTAACGAGCTCGTGGTCAGGGGGGCCGCGGGATACGAAAACGGCCCCTCTATCGTCGGCATGAAGCTCAGCACGAAGGAAGGCCCCTTCCGCGACGTCATCTCCAGCAAGTCCTATTCGTATTTCGCCTCCGGGGGCGGGGCGCTCGGAAGCCTGCTTCCCGGCATCGGCACCGCGCCGGTGCTCCTTGCGCCGCTCGTCATAAACAGGGAAGTGGTGGTGATACTCGGGCTTGCCGGAAAGGCCGGCGGGCAGGAGCTTACGAACGACGCGCTCTCGCTCCTTCTGAACCTCACGGCCAAGGCTGCCCTCAAGCTCGAGAATATAGCCCTTTCGGAGAACATATTCCTGAGCATCATAGCCGCAATGAACTCGCTCCTGAACGCCCTCGACGCCCGTGATACCTACACCAAGGACCATTCTCACAGGGTCACCCAGTACGCGGTCATGATCGCGAAGTCCATGGGCTGCCCCCAGGACGTAATAGACAGCATAAGCTTTGCCGGCCCCTTGCACGACATCGGGAAGATCGGGGTCCGCGACGACATACTCCTCAAGGCGGGGAATTTCACCGTCGAGGAGAGGGAAGTAATGAAGAGCCACGTGGTCAGGGGCGAGGAGATACTGAGGCCGTTGAACCTCTTGAACTCCGAGAAGGCGGTCGTCCTCTACCATCACGAGAGGTGGGACGGGCGCGGCTACCCCATGGGTCTTGCCGGTTGCGAGATACCCCTGGTTGCGCGCATCTTCAGCGTCGCCGACACCTTCGACGCCATGACCTCCACTAGGCCCTACAGGCAGGCGCTCGGGATAGAAGTGGCAAGGGAAGAGATCACAAGGTGCAAGGGCACGCAGTTCGACCCTGAGGTCGTGAACGCGTTCCTTGAAAGCGAAATACTGAAGGCGTAG
- the fliD gene encoding flagellar filament capping protein FliD produces MSISATSGVVSNIEYQSLITQLVSIRKQSINQLEYDKTALNKAKSAYSELGSKVSALVTAANALRTENAFNSFKATVSDSTYFTASASQSADAGTHEITINTLAKAHKIAADGVSSDTAVISSGGSFSFQVAGGEAQTIPVDSTTTLAGLKDSINALNAGVTASIVDDGSGENSYRLVLKSDTTGTAGAINITQNDTDLVFSTTLQAAQDATLTVDGLSVTRSSNTISDLITGVTLDLKAADPGAAVTLSVDRDTEEAEKKVKALIDAYNGVVSYIKSNNRYDSETKKGGPFFGDSVARSVWEDLRRVFGSAISGLPEDMNRLMHVGIKTGEDGLLTLDSSKFTSALSDNYEGVVDLFTKGDVSGFGELIHEVANGINDIVDGRIKNRQSGIDKSIKRIEEDILRKEAHLATYEEQLRAQFMSLETMLASLKNQGATLLNYLGGGSF; encoded by the coding sequence ATGAGCATAAGCGCCACTTCGGGTGTCGTGAGCAACATCGAATACCAGTCGCTCATAACCCAGCTGGTAAGCATAAGAAAGCAGTCCATAAACCAGCTTGAGTACGACAAGACCGCACTCAACAAGGCAAAATCCGCGTATTCCGAGCTTGGCAGCAAAGTGTCGGCGCTCGTAACCGCCGCGAACGCGCTAAGGACCGAAAACGCTTTCAATTCCTTCAAGGCGACCGTAAGCGACAGCACGTACTTCACGGCGTCCGCAAGCCAGTCCGCAGACGCCGGCACCCACGAGATAACCATAAACACCCTTGCCAAGGCTCACAAGATCGCCGCGGACGGAGTGAGCTCCGATACGGCCGTAATTTCGTCCGGGGGCTCCTTCAGCTTCCAGGTGGCCGGAGGCGAAGCGCAGACCATCCCGGTAGACTCGACAACCACGCTTGCGGGCCTGAAGGACTCCATAAACGCGCTAAATGCCGGGGTAACGGCCTCCATCGTGGACGACGGCTCGGGCGAAAACTCCTACAGGCTCGTCCTCAAGAGCGATACGACCGGGACCGCAGGCGCCATAAACATCACCCAGAACGACACGGACCTCGTCTTCTCGACCACGCTCCAGGCCGCCCAGGACGCCACCCTTACCGTGGACGGCCTTTCGGTCACACGGTCCTCTAATACGATATCGGACCTCATTACCGGGGTCACTCTTGACCTCAAGGCGGCAGACCCTGGGGCCGCCGTCACGCTTTCGGTCGACAGGGACACGGAGGAGGCCGAGAAGAAGGTAAAGGCCCTGATAGACGCCTACAACGGGGTCGTAAGCTACATCAAGTCCAACAACAGGTATGACAGCGAGACAAAGAAGGGGGGCCCCTTCTTCGGCGACAGCGTCGCGAGGAGCGTCTGGGAGGACTTAAGAAGGGTATTCGGGTCCGCCATAAGCGGGCTTCCCGAGGACATGAACAGGCTTATGCACGTCGGCATAAAGACCGGCGAGGACGGTCTCCTTACGCTCGACTCCTCGAAGTTCACGAGCGCCCTCTCGGATAACTATGAAGGGGTAGTGGACCTCTTCACGAAAGGGGACGTCTCCGGCTTCGGCGAGCTCATCCACGAGGTGGCGAACGGTATAAACGACATCGTGGACGGCAGGATAAAGAACCGCCAGAGCGGCATAGACAAGAGCATAAAAAGGATAGAGGAAGACATACTGAGGAAAGAGGCCCACCTTGCGACCTACGAGGAGCAGCTGAGGGCGCAGTTCATGTCCCTTGAAACCATGCTCGCGAGTCTCAAGAACCAGGGGGCCACTCTCTTGAACTATTTAGGCGGGGGGTCGTTTTGA
- the fliT gene encoding flagellar protein FliT, with translation MEHSRGPAWEKLNRLLEISTLQLRFIREKRIEEFVACQAERERLFMDLGRSGPGGKAPEVRLLAERLLEADNLLTSEVQALMGGISSKLTQVKTGRSALKAYAK, from the coding sequence GTGGAGCATAGCCGGGGTCCAGCATGGGAGAAACTTAATAGACTGCTTGAAATATCGACCCTACAGCTTCGATTTATCAGGGAAAAAAGAATCGAAGAGTTTGTCGCATGCCAGGCCGAAAGAGAAAGGCTTTTCATGGACCTGGGACGTTCAGGCCCTGGCGGCAAGGCCCCGGAGGTCCGTCTCCTGGCGGAAAGACTCCTCGAGGCCGATAATCTCCTTACATCAGAGGTCCAGGCCCTTATGGGCGGGATATCCTCAAAACTTACTCAGGTCAAAACAGGCCGTAGCGCGCTTAAGGCTTACGCCAAGTGA
- a CDS encoding LbtU family siderophore porin, whose protein sequence is MRSFLNRLSKAAFLALVPGVLAFTPQLADADELSDLNERVLKIEKTQAELYHTLEEKKEPGLKAMISDRIQLGGLLEVEAHVDSNDVDGNSSDITLATFELAIDAKINDRVRTHVLFLWEEDETDFVDIDEGTIIIDLAEGVSLTAGKMYLPFGVFESHFISDPLTLELGETNETALLVSYSAGPLGLSAGAFRGSVAEQGDEDNVRDYVLSASYAPNEDIVLSAFYLSDIADSDAGLFDTNITPFMTDTVAGWGAFASITKGAVQASAEYISAVKRFDPADLASVNAGGDKPMAYNLEVAYDVSDKLEVAAKYEGSDDFAGFPKRQYGAAASYALFENVSTSIEFLHGEFADNAGDRDLVTVQLAVQF, encoded by the coding sequence ATGCGTTCATTCCTGAATAGACTTTCTAAAGCTGCGTTTTTGGCGCTCGTTCCAGGCGTGCTTGCGTTTACCCCGCAGCTTGCCGATGCCGACGAGCTGAGCGATCTCAACGAGCGGGTACTCAAGATCGAAAAGACCCAGGCAGAACTGTACCACACGCTCGAAGAGAAGAAAGAGCCGGGGCTCAAGGCAATGATATCCGACAGGATACAATTAGGCGGGCTTCTGGAGGTCGAGGCTCACGTCGACAGCAACGACGTTGACGGAAACTCCTCGGACATAACGCTTGCAACTTTCGAGCTCGCAATCGATGCGAAGATAAACGACAGGGTAAGGACGCATGTCCTCTTCCTATGGGAGGAGGACGAAACGGATTTCGTAGATATCGACGAGGGCACTATCATCATCGACCTTGCCGAGGGCGTGAGCCTCACTGCCGGGAAGATGTACCTGCCCTTCGGCGTATTCGAGAGCCATTTCATCTCCGACCCGCTCACGCTCGAGCTCGGCGAGACTAACGAGACGGCGCTCCTCGTTTCATATTCGGCAGGCCCGCTCGGGCTTTCCGCCGGAGCGTTCAGGGGCTCGGTAGCCGAACAGGGCGACGAGGATAACGTCAGGGACTATGTCCTTTCAGCATCTTATGCCCCGAACGAGGATATCGTCCTCAGCGCCTTTTATCTTTCCGATATCGCCGACAGCGACGCAGGCCTTTTCGATACCAATATAACCCCTTTCATGACGGACACCGTGGCCGGATGGGGCGCATTCGCCAGCATCACTAAAGGCGCTGTCCAGGCCAGCGCTGAATATATCTCCGCCGTAAAAAGGTTCGATCCTGCAGATCTCGCTTCCGTCAATGCGGGCGGAGACAAGCCAATGGCTTACAATTTAGAGGTCGCCTACGACGTCTCGGACAAGCTTGAAGTAGCCGCAAAATACGAGGGGAGCGACGATTTCGCGGGCTTCCCCAAGAGGCAGTACGGGGCAGCCGCTTCGTACGCGCTCTTCGAGAACGTATCAACGTCAATCGAGTTCCTTCATGGCGAGTTCGCTGATAACGCCGGGGACAGGGACCTTGTAACAGTCCAGCTCGCGGTCCAGTTCTGA
- the fliS gene encoding flagellar export chaperone FliS, with translation MSVAKYQTVQVMTADKVSLIIMLYDGILRFNKLAQMAIGNNDIGGRGRYVNRSLAIIGELTTALDGDGGGEIASNLARLYEFCTIALTEANLKNDASRIEPVNRVISELKAGWEAISTHRQEGAEPRSLSCGA, from the coding sequence TTGAGCGTAGCCAAATACCAGACCGTGCAGGTCATGACGGCCGACAAGGTCAGCCTTATCATAATGCTCTATGACGGGATTTTGCGCTTCAACAAGCTCGCCCAGATGGCCATCGGCAATAACGACATAGGCGGGAGGGGCAGGTATGTCAACAGGTCGCTTGCGATAATCGGCGAGCTTACAACGGCCCTCGATGGCGACGGCGGGGGCGAGATCGCCTCGAACCTCGCAAGGCTGTATGAGTTCTGCACCATAGCCCTTACCGAGGCGAACCTTAAAAACGACGCCTCCAGGATAGAGCCCGTGAACAGGGTAATATCCGAGCTTAAGGCCGGATGGGAAGCCATCTCGACTCATAGGCAGGAGGGCGCGGAGCCGAGGAGCTTGAGCTGTGGAGCATAG
- a CDS encoding PilZ domain-containing protein, whose product MSEEEMEQDPRREFVRTNDVIPVYYEALDEGAEEPKTVFDWELLFDEIEPKPEENPKLYELLFDINQKLNILLNHLSEKNGFNMPEAREVNISGGGLRFLAKEKFDVGDKLVLKTFLPTYAHVIKLKCEVVRSVPAADGFETVVRYTDIDDTTRDKIIKYIFARQRQMLRSEKNKP is encoded by the coding sequence ATGAGCGAAGAAGAGATGGAACAGGACCCCAGGCGCGAGTTCGTAAGGACGAACGACGTCATACCGGTATACTACGAGGCGCTCGACGAAGGGGCCGAGGAGCCGAAGACGGTATTCGACTGGGAGCTTCTTTTTGACGAGATAGAGCCCAAGCCCGAGGAGAACCCGAAGCTTTACGAGCTCCTTTTCGACATAAACCAGAAGCTCAATATACTCCTCAACCACCTCTCGGAAAAGAACGGCTTCAACATGCCCGAGGCGAGGGAGGTCAACATAAGCGGCGGGGGCCTGAGATTCCTGGCCAAGGAGAAGTTCGATGTGGGCGACAAGCTCGTGCTTAAGACCTTTCTCCCCACCTACGCCCATGTCATAAAGCTCAAATGCGAGGTCGTGAGGTCGGTCCCAGCGGCGGACGGCTTCGAGACCGTGGTCAGGTACACCGATATTGACGACACGACCCGCGACAAGATAATAAAGTACATCTTCGCACGCCAGAGGCAGATGCTCCGGAGCGAGAAGAACAAGCCGTAA